One segment of Triticum aestivum cultivar Chinese Spring chromosome 2A, IWGSC CS RefSeq v2.1, whole genome shotgun sequence DNA contains the following:
- the LOC123190725 gene encoding lipoate-protein ligase A, with translation MTFGSVIERNVAQPLMRLVTMGGAPILQQLHLEERLLRRTSDNWCIVNDGTAPPTIVMGVSGKVSELVEIRPVLRDHVPVVRRFSGGGTVIVDQGTVFVTFICNKTAIAGLQPFPRDIMSWTGQLYGKVFRGFGEFHLRENDYAFDHRKFGGNAQSITKDRWVHHTSFLWDYDVKNMGYLKNPQRAPEYRQARDHSDFLCRMNEYMPSRSVFTEGITAALGDHFTVQHTELETALPEDHDDFMPSTKIIVRGPHTTHRRTQFVEHDSLPMNTHGS, from the exons ATGACGTTCGGGTCTGTCATCGAGAGGAATGTGGCGCAGCCACTCATGAGGCTGGTCACCATGGGCGGTGCACCGATCCTGCAGCAGCTCCACCTGGAGGAAAGGCTGCTGCGCCGCACCAGCGATAACTGGTGCATCGTCAATGATGGCACGGCTCCTCCCACCATTGTCATGGGTGTCTCTGG GAAGGTCTCTGAGCTCGTCGAGATACGGCCTGTGCTTCGAGATCATGTGCCAGTGGTAAGGCGTTTCAGTGGGGGTGGCACCGTCATTGTTGATCAGGGGACAGTTTTCGTCACCTTCATATGCAACAAGACTGCCATCGCTGGGTTGCAGCCGTTTCCCCGCGACATCATGTCATGGACAGGCCAGCTGTATGGTAAAGTGTTCCGTGGATTCGGCGAATTTCATCTGCGGGAAAATG ACTATGCATTCGATCATCGAAAGTTTGGTGGAAATGCTCAGTCCATAACAAAAGATCGTTGGGTACACCACACATCATTCTTATGGGATTATGATGTGAAAAATATGGGTTATCTAAAAAACCCACAACGTGCTCCTGAATATCGCCAG GCGAGGGACCACTCAGATTTCCTGTGCCGCATGAACGAGTACATGCCATCACGGTCAGTTTTCACTGAAGGGATTACCGCGGCCCTCGGAGACCACTTTACGGTCCAACACACAGAGCTAGAAACAGCGCTCCCCGAAGACCACGATGACTTCATGCCTTCTACGAAG ATCATTGTACGCGGTCCACATACTACGCACCGTCGCACACAATTTGTTGAACATGATAGTTTGCCCATGAACACGCACGGTTCTTGA